The sequence CTTCCAATGGACTGCTGTCCATGATTTCAACTGCCAGCTTGACCACCACGCGATGAAGCTTGGTACCAACCAATAGGATTAACTTCCAATAACCATTATTGGAAAAGTCAGAAATATGAGAGCAAGTTATTCTTCGGAAGCAAAcagaaaagaagaagagaacaTAACAAGGACTTACAATTGCTGGAAAGAAGGAGATCCAAAAGTAGATATTTGTGCCTAGACAATGATCATTAAAATTATCCATCACCTTTCTGAAagaactaaaataactaaatccATTGTACAATATAGTAgttataattaaaagaaaatttgatgaaactgTCAGGTACATCAAAATTATAGTAGTGAAAAAAGCATGCTGAGGCAGAATTCCGGAGAGTATCTAGTGGATAGAATTACCATGAAAGCTTAAAAATACACAAAGTATGACGAAAATCCATAGTGGAACACTGCAACAAGAAAAACGAAAAGGATCGTCTTAGATGACTGGATCCACAATAGATTGTGCAACAGTTATGTTCCAAAGGAAAACTAAACCTTCAAATGGATATGCCATTGTACCTAATGCCAACAATATCGCGAAATTCTTCCTCCATGCTTCGAAGCATATACTTATGGAAGTCATAAGTTAATGGCAGCTGATGAGTCTGCaagaacacaagaacaatataaAGACATGGAATTGTTTTTCTGTCAAAGGGATTCATAGAGGTGTAAGCCCTGATATCATGGGTTCCATCCAAGCGACCACAACTAATACATTTAGCAGTTTAGACCATTACTGGATGTCACAATGTAATTCTACACAGTGAACGCTTTGTTTCATGGATTAGTAAATGCTTCTATTAAAAAATCTGACCCACTCTTTGTAGCTCTTCCCACAGCAACACATTAGAAAGAACTTAATCAGTGAACTAGATAAAAGAACCTAAAATACGGCCTACTTGGTACTTTTTTCTAAACTGATTCACATCATCTACCAAAGTAAATGTTGCGTAAGTGTTTATGAGCTTAAGGAGTAGTTttcataaaataaacaaaatctaaatATGATTAATTTACTGAATAATGCTGTTTAAATTGAGTGAAAATGCGACACTAAATAGGGAGGCATGATGTCCgccatagaaattcagtcagtcttcACCTCCAATCTTAATGATGATTTGAGTGAAATATTTGCATTTGTGGAGCATAACAGTGCACGACTTACAGTAATAAAACCCAAGCGCAAAGCCATGTAGTCAGCTTCATTTATCGAACTCCAGAACTGGCGGCTGAAACAAAGCTAAAAGGGGAATATTGAATTAAATATCTTGAATCGCTAGACTCGTTGTAGCACATGTCAAGACTCAAGGTGAAAATTTCCTCCCAAGTGCATAATCATAagagaaaattgttaagtttaaTTGATGAAAATACAAGCAGGAGATAGGGATATGCTTTGGTGCACTGGTTTCCAGTAATTCAATCTGAATACATGAATTAAAGCAAGAGGTTCATGTTGTCGAAAACAAATGTACACAGATGTGCAATCTTTCAAATAGACATCTTGTATTTGCCACTACTGAGCCACCTCACAATTGGGCTAAGATAATTCCCCTTGAAAGGGGATAGCTCAAGCAAGCATTCAATCAACCAGATACACAAGATTTGTTGGGAAAATACCAGCCAAACAAGAGCTCTGTGTTGGCTCCACGGGTGAGTGGTGTGGTGAAAAGTAAAAGTTGATAGACGCCCCATTCTCGTGTTGTTTGCCACCGGTTCTTCAGATCCTAAGGTTAAGCTTGCAAGTAAGTTTCCGTGAAATGAcaaataaagtatgaaaaatAGTAGTATGGCTGGAAATTTTAGTACCTTCCAGTCTTTGAAGAGCCATTGACTTGGCATTGTTTTCCCATGTTCTCCAGCTATATATCTGCATGGTTAATTCATGTTTCTTGATGGATTAGGAAGGAAATTTTGAGATGTAATAAGAAGTTAATCGTTAATTAAGAAGATAGACAACCTTGATCATTGCCAAGGCAATGGCGAAAAAGCTGTAAGATACATGGCTAACTCCGAGGACAAGCAAAAAACGATGGAGCTGCTCCAGGCTCTCCTTTGAAGCGAATGATTGGAGACCCTGGTAAAACCAACATGAGTGTTCTCTGCTCATGTGAATCCAGTATTAGCACTGGCCACTTTACTAAAGCCAACAACTAAAACAATTTGAAACTTGCAAAGAGAATTAAATGAAGCTGGGAAAATGTGTCTGTCCATATGAGtcttattttcaagttcaaggcaCCTTAACTTTCACAAAATTGTGCTTCTTAAAGTGATCAATCTTCTAACCGATGACTATTAGATGTAGTAATATGATGGAACTTCAGTGAACGAAAACATTTGAATATTAATCATGATACATTTAGGACTTGCATAAAGTAGTTACTCTCTAATTGAACAATCTAATGTGACATGTTTTAGCGTACAACAATAGACTAGAGATTCCATAGTTGCTTAGAAATTCTCAGTAGATGAAATAGCTCGTGAAGGGTCAACCAAAAATATACAGACATACGGACCAAACAATGTTGAAGTAAATGTCAAATTAAATTTTGTGCAGAACATTCATTACTGGGGTACCTCAGGACAATAGTTTACATGTCCACTGCTTAACAGCAGCCTTGAAATTGAGAAATTGGAGTATGAAGAACCTGATAAAACAAATCTCGTAATTGCTGACTCCGTcttgtttcttggaggagaacATGGATAAAAGTGGCTGCTCACTGCTGACGCTTTGACACAAATCTTTGCAACATAAATGATCCAATGACCCATCAACAGTGATAGCAGTCCAAACACCATAAGCTCTGCTTGCAGCcaaaagaggaagaggaagagaaaaggaaaaacgaGTTCATCAAGCAATCATAAATTGTTGCGGGATTGTGGTGGAATAGATAGAATCCCTCCACTTTACCAGTAGTGTTTGACACTCAAAATCCAGTAGCTCTAGCTCAAACATCgtatttgttttaaaatttttatcagaAGTCCAATAAGATGTGTTTTCTAGAATCGACAACCCATAAACTCAAAATCGtagctctactttgtttggagCATATATTCAACTCCACTTTTACTAATTTCCATATAGTATAGTCAAGGATGAAGTAAAAAAATAACTGCAGAAACCTTCTGTATCCGCCACTGTCCGTGATCACAAAGGTTCAAATTATTAATAGGTGGCTTACCTTCCTTTATTTTCTCTAGCGCAGCATAAAGTGGTTCCCTCTTCGTCTTATGCAACCACTATCAGAACAAAAAATACAGAAAACAAAGAATTCATTCTGAAATAAACAAATACATAAACTTCAACATATCAAACAGAAAGATTCCACTGCCAAGAAAgactgtcttttttttttttttttacctttccaaactTCTTCAAACTGCCATGGATCAAGAAACCAATGCTCACCAAAACCGTGACCACTGTGGCCACGGCATATGTAGGCGTTTCAGAAAACGACGCTCCTTCCAAATTCCCCATCTTGAAAAATATTCAAGATTGAATGTGTAGCAgaaagatagaatatttttcaagTGCAGAAGCTTGAGTAATGACTGTCATTAATATTGGTCAGCTGAATTTGGTTAGCAACTTCATAGGCACGAACATTAACTAAGGccatggggtgttacaaacaaTGAAAACATAATGGTCCCATGTGAAATGCCTGATGCAAATCTTTTGCCCATATGTTGTATAACCAATTGGCAATATGACCATCCTTGCTATGCTATAAATGCTCGCCCACCTATGTTGTAGTTGTTGCAGTTTTtccactttttttaaaaaaatggtgtTGGATATCAGCTACGTTTAGGCAGATATAAAAGAAATCTTGGTTGTAGCTATTAAATTTTGAACTCCTGTATTCAAAGATTTTAACCCACTTCTACCAGGTAACATATGAGTTCACGTGAATTCAATAACTTTTGTTCAAACTTCATATATATAACTTACATGTATACCATTAACTGCAACTTATTATAGCCTATAcactttcaaattttaaattcggtTTGCTTGCACTTGTGGCTATTTTGTCGTCAACATTGACCTAGTCTCATATTACACTGTCAaaattgtttgtttattttttttgtattgacTAAAGAGTTGTCGTATTGTTGGGGAGGTGGGTTTCAATGTTCTTCCAATAATGGAGTAACACAACGCATCATTAAAACAATAGACCTTTAATTGCATCAGCAACCGTCGTGCTAAAAATTTTGTTAGGAAAGAATGATATAACCATTGTAAAGCCTTGAAGTTGTGGAATTGAAATCTCAAATCAGACTACTTCTGAAGAACCATATAGAAATATACTAAGACAGAACACACAGCTAACTCAGCATCAAGTTTCTTATTATACCTAAAAAATTTCGTTAGTAGTACAATTTCATCTGTAATTGAACCGGAAAAAAGAAGTCCACCGTcattgtttttgttgttgctgTTAAACAGGCGCTGGTTAGATTAACTTGTGTGTATCTCTATTAAATTTACAAATAATTATGACCCTTCACCAACACaatattggaattattttttgtttttgcatGAATCAATCCTTGTCAGTTTAGAAATTCTGACACAGGGACGGATCCAGAAGGTCAAAGTTGTCCATCCAAACCTTTACGTGCTATATAGAGCCTGTTCTGGTCAAATcggcttttaattttttttttagctttttaaggtggttggtaaaaataaaaagtgtttaaaaaaagttaaaaaatgattaaaagaaTCAGAAGCTGGATACCCCAgttttttgctttttagattaaaattcttttaggtttgatcaaaacatttacctttttatcccttatatttcctcaaattccaacaatatcctaaacttgtagcccttaaatatatagtattttttctttttctatttgcCGCTTCGCTTTATCTCTTCCCTCCAATTTCctcttcatttttcttctttattttcatcgaATCATCATTAATCGAaggtttgttcaaaaattttattttaaaattaaaaattataaataattcaccttatttatggtgttgttttcttttttgttttcatcgAATCCATCAATAATCTAaggtttgttcaaaaattttattttaaaattaaaaattataaataattcaccttatttatggtgttaacaactttaaagacatttaagtcatttaacaacaaaaaagtgtttaacatcacttgtttatCAAACgcatcaacaacttttttccAATTTCATCACTTCTATCCAAATACTTATCtgtttaatttataattatttattttaagcttttaattatttaaactaaaaaaataatttttttaatcttattcaaACGGGCTCATAAGATAACAAATTCTGAATCTCCTAAGCCCAAAACAACAAGTTGACGCAATAAtttagagaatttaaaatttaccAATTTAGATTTGAAGTTCAAATCATAGacaaaatagttttatttttggaactttgtaaataaaaaacataGATCCGTGCCACTGATTGTAAGTATACTGTTTGAAGTTCCCACATGCTCCTCGGGCCTATTTATGCTGGTTCTGAcgctatatttttattttagttgtggaagttaaaatattttaagttttaccttaattttttttttaacacagACAAAAATTTTATTCCCCTGTccatattaaataatatttctattttaatttttcattttgattcaaaataaattaCAGTATATTttacataatgaaaaaatattaattatttttgctgAATTTACTTTTATTTAGATAAGTGAATTTTTATATAATCAATAGGTATTATTTAATTAGGatatacttaaaaaaaatatttttgagtgaAGGATTTTTTAAGAGGTGTATTTAAATTAAAGATACCACTTAATATGAATAGATGGATTACTCTGTAAAAAAAGttttatttcacttttatttgtcatatttaaaataaatatatttcttattaaAAAGATTAGTAATTGACATTATCATTTTATCATATTACTTGTATTAATTGATGTTTTATAATATGTTAATAAGTTATCGTACTTTTGTGCCGGCGAAATTTACTAAGCACTTTAAAATAGTTGAAAGTAGACAAATTGATCACCGCACTAGTTTATTACTACCATACAATAATTTAAACTCTACATTGAAGAAGGGGCAGTTGAGAATTTATAGAAAGGTAACGGAACAGCTTTAGACTTTAGTGGTTGGGAGTTCATATTGGTGAAAGTTAATTTTCTTATGGAATAAAACAGTGTCCCTTTGATCATGTAAAAAGTACTTGCAGTATATATTAGGgagatctatatatatatagtacttgCAGTATATATCAAAATGGTGTCTTAATTTGGACAATTTCAATAAATGGGTTTGTCAGATTTTTCATGACCAAAATGGTGAAAACGCGTGGATATGGAGTACCTTCAGTGTGCAATTTTCACGTTAGAAAAATAGACGGATCGCTAAGTATAGTTACACTAAAGGTGCTCCACTTTCACGATTCTTCACTGAATCTCTTACATTTTAAAGAAAGGCTCATTATGAGTCATGAGCCTTCtgtgtatttgacattttgaagaaagactcATTTCTATCAATGCACATTCAATATAAATTTTATCTTCCCGAAATCTGAAGAGCCTGTCATTTTCTAAATTAATGAGACAAGGTAAGACATTTTTCACACACTAAAGGCTCATCCTTACAATGCACCTTCAatgaaattaccaaaatacccttaagaatCTCCAAAATATGATTGTTTATCTTCAATTCATCTCCACTTTACTGAAGTTTACTTGAGGTCCCCCTTTCTTCACCATTTCTCCAAGGTTCCACTTTACTAAAATTTACTTGAGATCCACCCTTCTTCATCATTTCTCCAAGATTCTCGACCCTACTAACTTTATTCATACTAAAAAACAAAACTTCACAAAGATGGAAACTTAAAACTTTAATCATCAATCAAATTAGAAAAGATAACTTTatgctctttttttttcttacatcAGTTGTAGTGAAAATTTGTGTAATaatcttttatcaaattttttgtttcattataatattagagtgctactattattttttttttcttatacaaTAGTCTAtagaatatttttgtaatattaatttattaaagttctttggaaatcAGTTCATTTTTTTTCTAGTCTGGCCTTTGTTGTTTTTAATAAGCAGGTCTTGGTGAATATCACTATTTAGCTTGCCATACTCAAtgatttttgaattaaacaaGCACATCTTTATATTTTAGGTATTATGACACCGCCTACTGTGCATCCGAGTCCATTTATTTCGAGTGTCCTTTTAAAACAGATTAGTCATCGTAGTGAAGATATTTAGAATAATGGCACATGTGACACATTGACATGTCGTCGGCATGATGGTGACTTTTGGGACTACATAAGTAGAAATTCATTAGATGAGCGTGTTTGTCGTTATTTGCTCGATGTTGAGTTTTATTGTATATATGCAGCTGGACACACGCCACTTGACCACGCTATGATCACTACGTTGGTAGAAAGATGGCGATCAGAGACACACACATTTCATTTAAACTTTGGAGAGGCCACAATTACATTGCAGGATGTAGCTATATTATATGGGCTGCCAGCCGATGGATTACCTGTGACGGGAATTGATCTTACTTTGGACCCTGTAGACTGGCAAACACGTATGATAGATCTTTTTGGTTGGACACCGATAGATATTAATCGAGACTTTCAGGGCGGTAGATTGCTTATGACTTCTTTGATTAAACATATTACAAATCTTCCTTTGATTACTGATGCGAGTAGTGAGATCGATGTTCAACAACGGGTGCGTTTGTACTTGTTGTGGATCATTGGAGGCATGTTTGTCGTTGATACATCGGGTAACAAAGTTAAGTTGATGTATCTACATTTGCTTACGAATTTATCCAAAGTTGGTCAATATACTTGGGGTGCAGCAACACTTGCAATACTTTATAGATATCTTTGTCGTGCATCGCAAAAAGGAATTAGAGTCATTGGTGGTTTTTTACCTTTACTTTAGGTTAActactttaatttatttccttaaagcaatgcatttttaatatttatttattatatttatatgaatATGTGAAGGTATGGATATATGAGAGGATTTTGCCTCTCAGGCCACGGAGAGATCCTGATCTACTAGTTGACGAGTAACTTATTTCTATCCTTCCAGGACCACCACGTGCTCGTGTGTGGTCTAATGGGCTATGCTACGATACAGAAGCACCTCacctattatatttatttcatgatcAACAGAATTTACTTATGGAGCATTAGGTATTTTTCACTTTTGAATAATAGCtttatctatcttattttaattttttaagttgtaaaaactaactaaatttatatgaatatattTTGTGTGGCAGCCATACAGTCCCGATGTTTCTGCTACATTACCAAATTATTGTATGAATGGTTCTAGTGTTTGGCATGCTATTGTATCCGTAATAGCCTGGGATGCAGTCGAGTCGCACTATCTAGATAGGGTACTACGTCAGTTTGGGTTGATTCAGAATATCCCGAGTAGAATATTGTGGGATTTCAAACATTTTCAGTTGGATCGGAGAGGTAGAGCTAACTTTAATTGGCtttatttctttaataaagaGGTTGAAATCTGGAGAGATAAACAAAATCGCAATGCTGAGCGTGATGATATCGAAGATGACAATGAATATGTGCAGTTGTATAACACGATTACTCATCATTTGATCAATAATCTGGCTCATCAATTTAAAGAAGGTTATCAGAGTTTTGCAGGCAGACACAACATTTTGGTACAACACTACCTTATAATTATCTGCAAAGTTTTGCTTTACTTTTAGCTTTCTTACGTTGATTCTGATATGCAATATCTGCATAATTATGCTTTTCATTTTTGTTGTCTTATGTTTAAAGTTGAGAAATGTTTGTTGGATTAACCTTCTGTTAAAGTGTCACATCCATTGGTTGGTTGTATATGGTCGTGGATATAACAGGAAGTGTCAATTCTTTAATCCAGTAATTCAACGAGAAACTCACAGTGAGTTGCGGGGTTGCTAAAGATTTAGTGTGCCAAAAGTTTATAGCCTTGTTGTAAACTTGTAATTCTTTGGTGGTCGTTTTGTTGCATGATGACTCGAGCATTCCATTCTCCATGAGAATCCAGGATTTTTTTTCTTACATCAATGTTCTAATTGATAGTGGTTCTAAATATACATTGCAACATGGATATTGGTGAAGTTGCTTGTCCATATATATACctgcacaataccaaaaaaaaaaaaaaattacataaaaaagcACCAAAGGAAAAAACGAAAATCAAATCAATTTAATGTAACTTCATAGATATATTTCTTATAGTGTTGTGACATATATATCTTTTTAGAATAACACTCAATAAGTAGAAGAAGTTGTGAACTATCTTATAGTGTTAGCTTTTGATGTAGTTGCTATATACTAAGATTATAcatcttatttttgttatagATTATTATATTAATGTATATTCAATTGTTTATTTTGTAGGCTAGGACTTTGCATTAGATATATAGAACAACTTTAAACGTACAAGATAGCGACAACAATGAACTTCGTGAATTTGGAGATAGATTATCTAAATTAGCGTTGAATTCCTTTAGAGTAGCTAGTGAAAGAGGTAGTGGATGCATTGAGGCTCAATATCCTCATGGTGATGAGTATGTTGAACCTCGGCCACAACCGAGGCGTAGAGGTAGACGACGGGAAGAAAGACCCAACTATGATAGCGACGAGGATGCAGGGACCCAAATGTCTCCTGTTCATGACCATGTTACATCTGATAGAACATCAAATTCTTTTGGACAACACTTCAGGGGCATTGCAGAGAACGTACATACTTTTAGCTTGCATTATTCGGGTGAGACAAGCTATAACTTGAATGATAGTCAATTAGTTTTGTATCAGCCAGAGTGCCTCACACATCAGTAATCGCCTCGCACGCCATATCAACCCACAGAATTCACGGACTCAGATTTTTATGGACACTCACCAATCATTCCAGACCCCAATCCACGAAGAATGCCTCCTATTGCTCCAGTTCCTTTTATGCTAGATCTTGAGTCTCAAGTTGATAATAATGGCGTAGAGCTTGAGTCTCATGTTGATGATAATGACGAGAATACATTGGGTGTTGGTAGTAGAAGAGGTGGTAGACCACGTGGTAGGCCACCAGGCAGAAGTAGATTCCA comes from Capsicum annuum cultivar UCD-10X-F1 chromosome 2, UCD10Xv1.1, whole genome shotgun sequence and encodes:
- the LOC107859866 gene encoding MLO-like protein 4 isoform X3 is translated as MVFGLLSLLMGHWIIYVAKICVKASAVSSHFYPCSPPRNKTESAITRFVLSGSSYSNFSISRLLLSSGHVNYCPEGLQSFASKESLEQLHRFLLVLGVSHVSYSFFAIALAMIKIYSWRTWENNAKSMALQRLEGSEEPVANNTRMGRLSTFTFHHTTHPWSQHRALVWLLCFSRQFWSSINEADYMALRLGFITTHQLPLTYDFHKYMLRSMEEEFRDIVGISVPLWIFVILCVFLSFHGTNIYFWISFFPAILILLVGTKLHRVVVKLAVEIMDSSPLEGFHQFNLRDELFWFGKPRFLLRIIQFISFQNAFEMATYIWSLWEIKGASCFTENHTFLVIRLSFGVISQFWCSFVTFPLYVIVAQMGSRYKKTIVSENVRTSLHGWRHKVKARLEGSVVSPETLLAATSLDSMEEDEADQIHTIVSDQHVTLEQSCTNEISECDELHIPLSPRI
- the LOC107859866 gene encoding MLO-like protein 4 isoform X2, which translates into the protein MGNLEGASFSETPTYAVATVVTVLVSIGFLIHGSLKKFGKWLHKTKREPLYAALEKIKEELMVFGLLSLLMGHWIIYVAKICVKASAVSSHFYPCSPPRNKTESAITRFVLSGSSYSNFSISRLLLSSGHVNYCPEGLQSFASKESLEQLHRFLLVLGVSHVSYSFFAIALAMIKIYSWRTWENNAKSMALQRLEGSEEPVANNTRMGRLSTFTFHHTTHPWSQHRALVWLLCFSRQFWSSINEADYMALRLGFITTHQLPLTYDFHKYMLRSMEEEFRDIVGISVPLWIFVILCVFLSFHGTNIYFWISFFPAILILLVGTKLHRVVVKLAVEIMDSSPLEGFHQFNLRDELFWFGKPRFLLRIIQFISFQWEIKGASCFTENHTFLVIRLSFGVISQFWCSFVTFPLYVIVAQMGSRYKKTIVSENVRTSLHGWRHKVKARLEGSVVSPETLLAATSLDSMEEDEADQIHTIVSDQHVTLEQSCTNEISECDELHIPLSPRI
- the LOC107859866 gene encoding MLO-like protein 4 isoform X1, with amino-acid sequence MGNLEGASFSETPTYAVATVVTVLVSIGFLIHGSLKKFGKWLHKTKREPLYAALEKIKEELMVFGLLSLLMGHWIIYVAKICVKASAVSSHFYPCSPPRNKTESAITRFVLSGSSYSNFSISRLLLSSGHVNYCPEGLQSFASKESLEQLHRFLLVLGVSHVSYSFFAIALAMIKIYSWRTWENNAKSMALQRLEGSEEPVANNTRMGRLSTFTFHHTTHPWSQHRALVWLLCFSRQFWSSINEADYMALRLGFITTHQLPLTYDFHKYMLRSMEEEFRDIVGISVPLWIFVILCVFLSFHGTNIYFWISFFPAILILLVGTKLHRVVVKLAVEIMDSSPLEGFHQFNLRDELFWFGKPRFLLRIIQFISFQNAFEMATYIWSLWEIKGASCFTENHTFLVIRLSFGVISQFWCSFVTFPLYVIVAQMGSRYKKTIVSENVRTSLHGWRHKVKARLEGSVVSPETLLAATSLDSMEEDEADQIHTIVSDQHVTLEQSCTNEISECDELHIPLSPRI